The window GTTTAAATTATGTTTGATTTTCCTAAAGATAAAGAAATAGTTTTTGTAGATATAGAAGCAAATGATAAGCCAAAAAGAATTTTGCAATTTGGTGCTATAAAAATTAAAAAAAATGGTGACATTGATAAAAAAAATTGATTTTGCAATCCTAAGTGTAAAATCACTCCACACATATATAAGATTGTTTCTAGAAACATAAAAAAAATTGATAAAGGAATGTCTCACATTAGAATCACTGAAAAGATTCATAAGTATTTAAACAATTCAGTCTTAATTTCATATGGTGCTTTTGATTACAACTTTTTAAACAATATGTGTAAAAGGATTATCAAAAAGAAACTTAATGTTACATATATTGACCTTCAAGAAGAGTGAAGAAAAATCTCAATGACTAAAGAAGTTTGAGCCCTAAATAAATTAGCTAATTTTTTAAATGTTGAAGTTAATGAAAAAGAATTACATGATGCATACTATGATGCTTTTGTTTTATATCAAATATTTTGTGAGTGACAAAAAAGAACAGAAGAGAACATTGTTAAAGATATATATAAACTAAACACAAAAGGTCTTAAAAGAATTAATACTAACCAAAACAAAGCTAATAAAGCTGCATTAACAATAAACAATATTGATAGTAATAAACAAGGATATTGTTTCATAAAACCTAACTTTGAGTTATCAGATTATTTTGAAACAAAAAAGCAAATATTATCTGGACTTGATGTATTAGAGGTTTCAAATACTGAGATTAAAAGAAATTGAAGTTTTAAGTATGATGTTAAAAATAAAAATTTTGATTATGACAATTACCAAGATGAGTTAATTTCTTGCTTAAAAAAATATATTATTTCAACAAGAGATAAAACAATCATTATTAGTGAAGCAGATTTTCATAAACTAGTAAGAATAAATAACTTATGTGCTGAATTTATTAATGTCTTCCCATTAAACTCCATTATGTTTACAAATGGATATATGAATCTATATTCTAAAATTAATGTAGATAATGAAAAATTTATGGATAACTTAGACTTAATAAAAAAATGAAAGGTGTTTTTATACATCCACAATGAGCTTGAGTAATATAAAAAAACTATCTTAGAAAAATCCAAGATAGTTTTTTTATATAAGTTCTGAAAATAAAAAAGTTGAAGTAGCAATTAGTGAATAGAAAAAGTAAACTAGTGAAGTCATTAGCAATGAATCTACTCTATCTAAAATTCCACCATGACTTTTTAATAAGTTACTAAAGTCTTTGATATCAAACTTTCTTTTTACATAACTAAATAGCAAATCACCTAATATTGAAAAGATAACTAATAGCACTGATAAAAAACAAAGTATTAATCATGAACTATAGTCATTAACAGTAGCAAAACTAATGATAGTTTCTAATACATAACTTCCTCTTGTGAAAGATCAATTCAAAATAGGTACAGTATAAGTTTTGGTATCTAATTGTCATAAACCACAATAAACAAGAAGTAAAGCAACAGTAGTTATTGTTCCTAATATTGCTCCTTCTCAAGTTTTATTTGGGCTAATAACTTTAGCCATTTTATGTTTTCCAAAAAACATTCCTCAAAGGTAACACATTACATCTGTACACATTACACTTATCATTATGAACAATAGCACTGTTCATCCTTTTGATAAAGCAACAAATACAAAACCAATGAAACCAAAAACAATTACTAGTAATAAAACATTAATTGTAATTACATTTTTAAAACTATCTTTTTTATATATTTTTAAAATGATATTTAAAGCAACTATTAATACAATTAGTGAACCTACAGAACTTAAAACTATTAGGTAATAAGATTTTTGAATACTAACAGTTTCTCCTTCTTGATTACTAGGCATTAGAAAAGTTGTAAAGTACTGAGCTATTAAATAAACAAGTAATGGAATTATATAAACTATTGAACATAAGATCATTATGATGATTATTGGTATTTTTTCATGTTTATGAAAAATCAATTTTAATGATTCAAATACTGCTAGTTCAAAAGGAATTAAAACCATAAAAAATAATAAGATAGCAAAAATACCAGTAATCTTTTCACTTAATGAAGGTATTCAAGCAAATTCAGGATAATCAGATTTATCAGATAAAAAAGCAAAAGCTAAAATAATTAAATAATATAAAAAGATAAATACAGAAATAACAGTTCTATTTTTAAGATTTTTCTTTTTATTACTATCTAATTTATTAATTAAAGGTTTGGTTTCAACATCTGAAATAACCAATGATTTTTCTTTATTTTTTAATAACATCTTCATAAATAAAAATACATTTACATATTATATTATTTATATTTAAAAAAAATTAATTAGTGTATCTATTGTACCTAATTAATTTTTTTATGCTTTACCAAATCTTCTATCTCTTTGATAGTATTGCTCTATATTATCTAATAATGTTTCTCTATTGTAATCAGGTCAATATTTTGGTTCAAAAATAATTTCACTATAAGCTAAATTAAATAAACAAAAGTTACTTAGTCTTTGTTCTCCACTTGTTCTAATTAACAAATCTATTGGAAGTAAAGAATGTGTAATTAAATATTCTTCAACTGGCTTCATTTTTTCTTTATCTAATTGTGCATCTTTAAGAGCTTCTAAAATTTCAAGAGTACCACT is drawn from Malacoplasma penetrans HF-2 and contains these coding sequences:
- a CDS encoding 3'-5' exonuclease, encoding MFDFPKDKEIVFVDIEANDKPKRILQFGAIKIKKNGDIDKKNWFCNPKCKITPHIYKIVSRNIKKIDKGMSHIRITEKIHKYLNNSVLISYGAFDYNFLNNMCKRIIKKKLNVTYIDLQEEWRKISMTKEVWALNKLANFLNVEVNEKELHDAYYDAFVLYQIFCEWQKRTEENIVKDIYKLNTKGLKRINTNQNKANKAALTINNIDSNKQGYCFIKPNFELSDYFETKKQILSGLDVLEVSNTEIKRNWSFKYDVKNKNFDYDNYQDELISCLKKYIISTRDKTIIISEADFHKLVRINNLCAEFINVFPLNSIMFTNGYMNLYSKINVDNEKFMDNLDLIKKWKVFLYIHNELE
- a CDS encoding phosphatidate cytidylyltransferase, whose protein sequence is MKMLLKNKEKSLVISDVETKPLINKLDSNKKKNLKNRTVISVFIFLYYLIILAFAFLSDKSDYPEFAWIPSLSEKITGIFAILLFFMVLIPFELAVFESLKLIFHKHEKIPIIIIMILCSIVYIIPLLVYLIAQYFTTFLMPSNQEGETVSIQKSYYLIVLSSVGSLIVLIVALNIILKIYKKDSFKNVITINVLLLVIVFGFIGFVFVALSKGWTVLLFIMISVMCTDVMCYLWGMFFGKHKMAKVISPNKTWEGAILGTITTVALLLVYCGLWQLDTKTYTVPILNWSFTRGSYVLETIISFATVNDYSSWLILCFLSVLLVIFSILGDLLFSYVKRKFDIKDFSNLLKSHGGILDRVDSLLMTSLVYFFYSLIATSTFLFSELI